One window from the genome of Hoplias malabaricus isolate fHopMal1 chromosome X2, fHopMal1.hap1, whole genome shotgun sequence encodes:
- the LOC136677110 gene encoding low-density lipoprotein receptor-related protein 3-like, with protein MMAKVVAAKLFFFSCVCLRWALVCLAACSGKVELHTERRGVIYSPSWPLNYPAGVNCSWNIQGNRGEVITISFHSFDVEESGGCHGDWLLLGPTWKEQYRVCGSVLPPPFISSRGQVWLHFHSQANSSGMAQGFRLSYIRSRLGESSCESDEYLCGNGKCVPRAWRCNGLDECGDNTDERSCAPAPTPASASLCPVGTVQCSHAQSTHCLPMALRCNGALDCPDGSDEAHCPDTTCGKRLTNFFGTFASPDFFRPNRSSGMDQYCTWFLDTQDTKPVLLRLDLQLGVGDSLRVYDGLGEKAERLLQSLSHHNNHRPAMLESSQGQMSVLYHAKPHSQGHGFNASYQVKGYCFPGEYPCGPNEGCYSKQQRCDGYWHCPGGRDEEGCPPCPPGQYPCEGSGGACYLAAERCDNQKKCPSGSDEKNCFSCQPGNFHCGTNLCIFETWRCDGQEDCLDGSDERDCPAAVPRKVITAALIGSLVCGLLLVIALGCAFKLYSLRTREYRAFETQMTRLEAEFVQREAPPSYGQLIAQGLIPPVEDFPAYHPTQASVLQNLRTAMRRQIRRHSSRRATSRRRLGRLWSRLFHRGNRLRGQIPLLTPPSHTHTRSATHTQAPLSLHRYRAGEPHSGEAERSAGGHTPSPCSSAALGLALQAHAQAHCIPRNESPPSPLSPASQRSNSDTLEDEDEEESGHSSPESVRDRQLRSNLGDRALSAGRRDTDKTSGAPNDSTNGTYRSRVSKKSVQTLAAELGGVSVKCYSSMAISPLSSPESLTSSSSQNEDEGGSPTYKETEIHTETHTDTDTDSQAPSHLEDHSKHWSIRDKTGTCSPCELTSSEEEEDDVPFVH; from the exons CTTCCACAGCTTTGACGTGGAGGAGTCTGGAGGTTGTCATGGCGACTGGCTACTGCTTGGCCCCACCTGGAAGGAGCAGTATCGCGTGTGTGGGTCTGTTCTGCCCCCTCCCTTTATCTCCTCCAGGGGACAAGTATGGCTGCACTTTCACTCACAGGCCAACAGTTCAGGGATGGCCCAGGGATTCAGACTCTCATACATTCgca GTCGTCTGGGTGAGAGTAGCTGTGAGAGTGATGAGTATTTGTGTGGTAATGGGAAATGTGTACCACGTGCTTGGCGCTGTAATGGTTTAGATGAGTGTGGTGATAACACTGATGAGCGCAGTTGTGCCCCCGCACCGACACCCGCCAGTGCAAGTTTGTGCCCCGTAGGCACCGTTCAGTGCAGCCATGCCCAGTCCACTCACTGCCTGCCTATGGCACTGCGCTGCAATGGAGCGCTGGACTGTCCGGATGGCTCAGATGAGGCCCACTGTCCTGACACCACATGTGGAAAACGACTCACCAACTTCTTTGGAACATTTGCCTCCCCTGATTTCTTCAGGCCTAACAGAAGCAGTGGCATGGACCAGTACTGCACCTGGTTTCTGGATACACAG GATACAAAGCCTGTGCTTTTGCGGTTGGATCTTCAGCTGGGTGTCGGGGACTCTCTGCGTGTTTATGACGGTTTGGGTGAGAAAGCAGAGCGGCTGCTGCAGAGCCTGTCCCACCACAATAACCATCGTCCTGCCATGCTGGAGTCATCGCAGGGTCAGATGAGTGTGTTGTACCATGCCAAACCACACAGCCAAGGACATGGCTTTAATGCTTCATATCAG GTGAAGGGTTATTGCTTCCCGGGTGAGTATCCGTGTGGCCCAAATGAAGGCTGTTACTCTAAGCAGCAGCGGTGTGATGGCTACTGGCACTGCCCTGGGGGCCGGGATGAGGAGGGTTGCCCACCATGCCCACCAGGACAGTACCCATGTGAGGGGAGTGGAGGAGCATGTTATCTAGCTGCCGAACGCTGTGATAACCAGAAAAAATGCCCGAGTGGCTCTGATGAAAAGAACTGCTTCTCTTGCCAACCGGGCAACTTCCACTGCGGCACCAACCTCTGCATCTTCGAGACATGGCGCTGTGACGGTCAAGAGGACTGTCTTGACGGCAGTGATGAACGAGACTGTCCGGCTGCAGTGCCCCGCAAGGTCATAACTGCTGCACTGATCGGCAGCCTGGTATGTGGCCTGCTGCTGGTCATCGCCCTGGGCTGTGCTTTCAAACTCTATTCACTCCGGACAAGGGAGTACCG AGCATTTGAAACACAGATGACCCGTCTGGAGGCAGAGTTTGTGCAGCGAGAGGCTCCGCCCTCTTATGGTCAGCTGATTGCTCAGGGTCTGATACCTCCAGTGGAGGATTTCCCAGCTTACCATCCTACTCAG gcctcCGTCCTGCAGAACCTCCGCACAGCCATGCGCAGACAGATCCGCCGGCACTCCTCTCGTCGTGCAACATCACGTCGCAGACTGGGACGCCTATGGAGCCGCCTCTTTCACCGTGGGAATCGCCTGCGGGGTCAGATCCCACTGCTCACGCctcccagccacacacacactcgctcagcCACACACACCCAGGCTCCTCTCAGCCTTCACAGATACAGAGCAGGGGAACCTCACAGTGGTGAAGCAGAGAGGTCAGCAGGGGGACACACCCCCTCACCCTGCTCCAGCGCTGCACTGGGTCTGGCCCTGCAGGCACATGCTCAGGCTCATTGTATACCCCGAAATGAATCACCCCCTTCCCCTCTGTCTCCTGCCTCACAGCGATCTAACTCCGACACTCTGGAGGATGAAGACGAGGAAGAGAGTGGCCACAGTTCTCCAGAATCAGTAAGGGACAGACAACTGAGGTCCAATCTGGGTGATAGGGCGCTCTCTGCTGGACGTAGAGACACTGACAAAACTTCTGGAGCTCCTAACGATTCTACAAATGGGACATATCGGTCACGAGTGTCCAAGAAATCTGTGCAGACACTGGCAGCTGAGCTGGGTGGTGTATCAGTCAAGTGCTATTCCTCAATGGCCatctctcctctttcttctcccGAGTCTCTGACCTCCTCAAGCAGCCAGAATGAAGATGAAGGGGGCTCTCCTACGTACAAAGAAACAGAAatccacacagaaacacacactgacactgacacagacTCCCAAGCCCCATCCCACCTTGAAGACCACTCTAAGCACTGGTCAATTAGAGATAAGACTGGGACTTGTTCCCCTTGTGAACTCACAAGCAgcgaggaagaggaggatgatgTTCCATTTGTACATTGA